TTTAATCCAAGGCTACATTCATATACAGGTAGTATACCTGACTGGATACAGTGAGTACTAAACTAGGATTAGAGCAAAATTACTCGCTTTATTGATATCAAATATCGTTGTCAAATACATTTCGTAGAACAGTGTATTCAGCCAGCTAATGGGCATGCAATGTGCATTATCTTTTAATCGATACTCATATGAAAATGcaatatttttggtcttaaTAAGAAGTGTGTGTGAATGAGCACAGCACAGGCACCTTCTGTAAacagtaccgtaaaacgaggtgactttaggaaattttggggatactttgatagttttaaaactgccactaaattatcattattcattattttctcgaactgttcgtgtaacaagttagattattatacatacttgtttacctactactaaaaaatccgaataaaaatatgtaacggctgaaaaactgaaatatcgaagtcgcccctgcatttgaaagtcaccccggtttacggtacctAAACTTACTGTCGTAGTGTGTAAATGTCAAGATTAGGTTTCTGATTTTGACCACAATTTAATATGTTTTAGACAAAAGGACTTTATGGAGAGGGAGCTTTATATTTTTGAACCACCCGTTTACAGAATGGTAAAGATAAGTATCAAATTTTAAGAAATTActgcatttattttagtaaaattgTTTTGAGTTTTTACAACGATTGagggtacagtcgagttcataaatatgtatatacatttctTCGCCTTAATAAATTGCAATATAAGGTGAAAAAAATGCACACATACTTATGAATTCGACTGCAATTATAAGTTCctatataaattacataaaaataatagaatTTGCTTTACCGTATACTTAAACAATTAACCTACAAACCACCAAAAAACGAATTCAATAAATAGGTAAGTTCAGGTAAATATTAAGCTTCAATGTCTACTTCGTAATCAGTGTAAAGTATTCTATACACATAGCATATTTATTCGACTATTTAGAGTATTTAGACTGagtttagggtcggttgcaccaaagcGTCTGTCGCCGTTAAAACGTTCGCTAAATGTTATTGTGTGGGATGTTTCAAACTTGACTGCTGctcctgctgctgctgctgttgATCAGTCTGCCAGTGCTGGTTTGTGCAACTGGCCCGTATACATTTTATTCatcttattttatattaaactaaCTTTCTTAACTTTAATCCCGAGTCACTAtacttatttatgtaaatacattaaatataattaaagatACATCACATCTTTCATATTGCTACTTAGCTAGAAGCCCTCCGGTAAGAGAGTGGGCACCGCTGCTATGGGAACAGCTCCTTGTAGGTAAATTTGGAAGTGATCTTGTTGGCCATCTCGGTAAAGAGATCGGCGAGGGAGCGCTCGAGCACGGGTCGGATCTCCTCGAGGAATAGCTGCGAGTTGTCGTTGATGACGCGGTTGGTGGCGGGCCCCAGCACGGGGTCGCCGTCGAACAGGTTGGTCAGGTAGATGGAGGACTCGCCCACGCGCAGCTTCACCTTGAACGGGTCGAACTTGAGATACTCTTCGGCGCCGCGCGTCTCCTTGTGCCCGCGCATCGTCACGTTGCACGCGTAGTCTTCTGCAAGGAACGGAACaaacgtaggtatataatacaCTAAAATGCAAGTACATTGTATTAATCTGACATGTTAAGTACTTATTAGATATGTATGTCAAGACTTAAAACAAGATATAGGTCAGAGGCGCAGAAGTCGAAGCAGCTCTCCCCTCCTCCCACCGACGGTTAGCCGGGAGCTACAAGTATGAGCTAGTTTTATCTCTGCAGGAAAATCAATAACGGTAAAAACACTGTCAGACAATGCACCTTCTCGAGCTCCACTATTCGCGGGCGGAGGCTAGTACCACGTTGGAGCCAACGGGGGCAGCAATCAAAAAGCAAAGGGCAATCAGCAGTTCCATGGAAAACGATGACAAAGTCGCCGAAATGAAAGATATTTTATCACCTTTTCGGAGTTGCCTCAAATATGGCCAAACATAACCAACTACCCTATATAAAAGCTTcaaataaatgtgtaaacttACTGAAGGTGCCCGTGATGTTGCCGCGGCCCTGCAGCCGCAGCAGCAGCACTTGGATGTCCATCTTGTACTTCCCGTGGAAGTCCAGGCGCGGCAGCAGCAGGTTGAAGTCGAACCGGTTCTTGTTTAAATCAGACCTGAAACGACACACAATAATATCGCATGTTAAACAAGGTTTCATTTGTAATAGAGTCCCATACCATATAGGAGCACCATGATTGCTTGAATGGCGATTTATGTATTATGGGATACTTAGCATGGTCGGAGTCTAACACCATCTAATTACCGAAATACCGAAGTGATATTCCTGAAGGTAATATAAATAATGTACATGAGAgactctacgtgttggcttcggctccagctcccaaatgtccggaacaatgtaatttaatttaaaccttttATTTAGGACGAAAAATGTCTAAAATAAAGGCCGTGGCAGGGTCAGGGAAAATGTTGTGCCTTAATAGATTTTCGGCCTGTTTTTAGGGttgcgtacccaaagggtaaaaacgggaccctattactaagactccgctgtccgtccgtccgtccgtccgtccgtccgtccgtccgtccatccgtccgtccgtctgtcaccaggctgtatctcacgaaccgtgatagctagacagttgaaattttcacagatgatgtatttctgttgccgctataacaaaaaatactaaaaatagaataaaataaagatttaagtggggctcccatacaacaaacgtgatttttgaccgaagttaagcaacgtcgggcggggtctgtacttggatgggtgaccgtttttttgcttgttttgctctattttttgttgatggtgcggaaccctccgtgcgcgagtccgactcgcacttggccggttttttttctaatgATGTGCCACGTATTAGTAAGTGCTACCTACACTAAATTTCACCCTCCGTCTTTTCTtgtttttgaataatatttcCGTCTCAATGTGaaaataggtataatttatgaattttataatttaatgcatTTTTTTCATGATTTATTAGTGCATAATACATGACGAGGTTGACTAGGTAGCCTGCCCTGCAGACTCCGGCCGGAGGTCAGAAGAAGGTAAACCTAAAACCAGACCTTGATTATATATACCTAGtcctacatatgtacatatgtattaataataagtattgTATAATGCATACTAAGCACCTACTTGTAAGAGGAGGTCTAGCTGGTAGAATACAAATCAGTGACTATGAAGCAATGATGAATCTAATCACCCATTTCAGTCGCGTATCTAAGGGCTACAGACTGAActacctgagggcctaccgctaaCCACGttgcgtacgaatttacaagtgcgacagagaggcaacacgtcaaacGGAACGGTAGGTCCTCTGCTCATATTGGTTACCTGACCGACACATGTTGGATACTCGTATagagtcatcatcatcttccccgcgttgtcccggtatttctgccacggctcatgggagcctggggtccgccgCTTGGCAAAGGTGGTATGAGTAGGTACTCCCTGGAAATATTTTTTACGACTGGTCTCTGATCACTAACCACTGTTCTAAGCaaacaaagtcgcgggcagaagctagtgtaAAATGTTAGACTGACTTGAGTGTTTGTATGATGAAGTTGCTGGGCCCCTGCACCTTGACGTCGTTGACGACGGCGGTGAGCTTGGCGCCCTGTGGGCCGCGCGCCAGCGCGATCTGCCCCAAGCTCAGCGGCTCGATGCCCGGCACGTCCAGCTCGGGAATGCCCTGCACAGTTACAAGCAGTCATTGTCATTCATCATCATCGAGTCATTCATCAGTACTGAATAAGTGTCTACATGCGCTATGCGATATagttacctactacctaccatAAGAAATACATTACTGGTGGCGGTGCCACTTTTTTGAGAAATAGCCGTGCAGTTATTTCTGTTCTTATAATCCACCGAAGGTAATTTTAACTCATCAAATATTTGCAGACTCCATTTATCTTGACATATTAACTTATTGCAAAACGCTCTTGACAATGACATACTTTTCAACCTGCTGTTAAAGCAAATATCTCCATACCTCTCTTTTATTATGTAGTTGCATGTACtagtatgtacctacgtattaCGAAGGTTACGACATAAATGGTATTTCAATGTTACTCTTTGGTCTCTAGCTGCTATGTTAACTTATCTTCTAGTCTATtagattaagtacctataattgtTATGCTTATGGAAAtcgtttgtaggtacctacactttatACTAGTATGATGAATTTACGAATCAGTGCAAATCCTCAATACCTAAGTGTTCAAATCGCAGTGAATAATGGTTCCCGACTGcactattatataggtacttactactaATAGGTACGCTGTTTTCGAGAACATTTGCGCTTCAACAACAGCTAACCGCAGCTTTCCATGCTAATGTGTATAATTCGTGGGTCTGTGTATACGGACACGGACATAAACAGTTCACATAGCAGCGAGTACCTACAATTATTGGGCGGGTGGTGTAAGCTATACTATGAATAAATGTTACTTAGCctctattatataggtacttaaatgtaaaGAGCCGCCGGCAATAGGATGGTGTTGTAACGGATGTGTTGATAGGAAAACGAATGGTATTTAGCCTTCCTTGCAATGAAAAACGGTTAAATGTTTACGTAGGTGGTTAGTATTGGACGTAATGTTTCCTATAGGTACACGGTTTGTATACAGATAAaacctaatgtacctatagaACTTGAACCATCTTCATTCAAGAGCTTCATTGCTTACCAAAATACTATTAGAgcatttagaacaaattaaaatatgtcCACCCACCCATGCCGCCGTGGCCCGGGTGGCCGCCGAGGGGCTTCGGTACTTGCCgtgatagcagaggacgctggttccgTTCCAGCCTTGGGCATTGGCGCTTTGGTATATGTCATTTATTTCGGCTTACATTTTTTACAATTTCTCTTCCATTCGACCTAACGGCTGGCTCAAGTCCCCGTTATCTAtcggatatttttttaatgaagtaTGACAACCGTCGTACGTTTGTCATACTTCATTAAAACGTATTTAGAGAGTAAtacctaagtatgtacatattagGCCCTGCATGATAATCAAAGTTCTGAAATGCAATTACATACTGCGAGAATAATCTAAATTGGCTATACTACTTAGATAAATTATATGCTAGTAGTGCCTGTGCTAATaacaaatataataatgtagttataataatataaacactGTATGCAGTTAATAGTAATATGAATATTTATCTGTTGACTAGAAACCACATAGTTATTTACGTTTGAAAtacactattttaatatttgtaaataatagttatcacagtcatcatcatcacctaCGGCGGTGACACCTGTGACGATCGAGTCAACACACTCGTAGCATACTCTTACCTACTCTTATTTACAACCGCAGAACATGTAATTCTaccaaattttataataaataaaaccggccaagagcatgtcgggccatgctcagtttGGGTACCGTAGTTACTCGCTTGTCACAAGAGGCTGCCTTGAACTTTTTTTTCTGAACAAATATGTAGAATCAATCATGAATACCTACCACATATTCATGATTGATTTTACGGAAGTAccctgatattttttttttttaccattttgtTTCCATGATTTGATTCACGGAGCAAATTTGATTcatgtacctatttgtaattttgtattcAATTTGAAAGATTTTTTCGGCGAGGTACTCCGACTGAATAAACTAAACTACGTATAATAGACAGACTATGCATACATGGCGTGTGGATAGACTATGTTTTATTTAGACCAAATAGGTATGGTAAGATTTTGTATGCTGTGATTTTGCTTATTGATATACCTATATTGTGTTATCTATTATctattaaaatatcattatataatatatttcatatcatatatcattttattataataatatatctagtAGTATAAAATGGCACGAGGAGACATGCAAAATTTAACTAAAATCAGTGGTACTTATTACTACAAGAAGAATAATATTTTCACTAAAATCATAGATCATTCTGGACGCTAAATTTATattatcgtcatcatcatcatcatcatcttcctcgcgttgtcccggcattttgccacggctcatgggagcctggggtccgcttggcaactaatcccagtaattggcgtgggcactagtttttacgaaagcgactgccatctgaccttccaacccagagggtaaactaggcccgtattgggattagtccggtttcctcacgatgttttccttcaccgaaaagcaactggtaaatatcaaatgatatttcgtacataagttccgaaaaactcattggtacgagccggggttcgaacccgcgacctccggattgcaagtcgcacgctcttaccgctaggccaccagcgcttctattaTCTTATATTATCGCTTATATTATCGTATCTATTCAAATTAATAATGACGTAGGAAgcccgtaggtacctacttttaatgaGTAAACGTAATCAATAAACGGAGCACGTGTGAATTGCATCAGCTGAGTGAGAGAAATAACAAAGCTGTATGTGCGCGGACACCGGCGCACCTGGCGTGCCGGCCTTATCGCCGAGCTCCTGAACAAAGGGCCTACGTGCCCGAACAATGTTCGGTCCTTCACTACACCAAATAATCGCTTCCTACGTATCACAAAAACTGTTCTATCTAACCACAACAATGTATAAAAGTGCATGTTATAGTTTCCGAATGAGTATTTGTTCAAAATGTCGTGGCTCCAAGCTACCATATTTATAGCCTATGGTTGTCTAATGATGGTAAgtgctttattttaattaacacaatatgtaaaggtacctaatattaagtaataaacGCAACACATTCATATTTACAGTGCAACTATAGTGAAAACCGGAGCTGTAAACAACAAAGGCCTTCTCTTGAGACACTCTTACGCCTATTGGCAATTCGAAACCAAATGAAGTACCCTTCTCAACAGCAAACGCCGCGTACAATGGTACCTTATCCCTACTGTAAAACATCTGATAATattgaaacaaaaaaatcaaTATCAGGATCTGGTTTAGAGTACAGAATTAAACTGCCTCTATACAAAGGCAAGCCCATCAAAACCAATATATACATTGAACTACCTAGATCTATGTTTCCTTTACCCAAAACATCAGAAAAATCAACCAAACCAGTAGAGAAAAAAGACGAGCCGGAAGAAAAAATAAGCAATGATGATACTAAATCTCCGAAAGATGGGACTTCAAAGGATGCGAACACCGAGAAAGGTGCAAAAGATGGAAAAAATGACAAACCTAATGACAAATCGTCTAAAAACACAAAACTAGAAGAGTCAGTCAAACCGGCTGACAAAAAAGACGAttcgaaagaaaaaaaacccAACGATAAGACAAAACCTGCTGCTGATGAAACATCAAAGGAGGCAAAGACCGCGGATGGGGCAAAGAGTGAAAAAAAAGACGAACCTAGTGACAAATCATCTACAGACACAAAACCAGACGGCTCGTCCAAACCAGCTGACAAAAAAGATAAGCCAAAAGAAACAAAGACCAATGATGAGAAAAAAACTGCCGGTGATGAAGCAAAGACCGCGGATGGGGCAAAGAGTGAAAAAACAGACGAACCTAGTGACAAATCATCTACAGACACAAAACCAGACGGCTCGTCCAAACCAGCTGACAAAAAAGATAAGCCAAAAGAAACAAAGACCAATGATGAGAAAAAACCTGCCGGTGATGAAGCAAAGACCGCGGATGGGGCAAAGAGTGAAAAAAAAGACGAACCTAGTGACAAATCATCTACACACATAAAACCAGAAGACTCATCCAAATCAGCTGACAAAAAAGATAAACCAAAAGAAACAAAGACCAATGATGAGACAAAACCTGCCGGTGATGAAGCAAAGACCGCGGATGGATCAAAGAGTGAAAAAAAAGACGAACCTAGTGACAAATCATCTACACACATAAAACCAGAAGACTCATCCAAATCAGCTGACAAAAAAGATAAACCAAAAGAAACAAAGACCAATGATGAGACAAAACCTGCCGGTGATGAAGCAAAGACCGCGGATGGATCAAAGAGTGAAAAAAAAGACGAACCTAGTGACAAATCATCTACAGACACAAAACCAGACGGCTCGTCCAAACCAGCTGACAAAAAAGATAAGCCAAAAGAAACAAAGACCAATGATGAGAAAAAACCTGCCGGTGATGAAGCAAAGACCGCGGATGGGGCAAAGAGTGAAAAAAAAGACGAACCTAGTGACAAATCATCTACAGACACAAAACCAGAAGACTCATCCAAATCAGCTAACAAAAAAGATAAACCAAAAGAAACAAAGACCAATGATGAGACAAAACCTGCCGGTGATGAAGCAAAGACCGTGGATGGGACAAAGAGTGAAAAAAAAGACGAACCTAGTGATAAATCATCTACAGACACAAAACCAGAAGGCTCGTCCAAACCAGCTGACAAAAAAGATAAACCAAAACAAACAAAGACCAATGATGAGACAAAGCCTGCCGGTGATGAAGCATCGAAGGATGCAAAGACCGCGGATGGTGTTAATAGTGAAAAAAAAGATGAAACTAGTGGCAAGTCATCTACAGATACAAAACCAGAAGATTCATCCAAACCAGCAGAGAAAAAAGAAGAGTCAAAAGAAATAAAGACCAATGATGCGACTAAACCTGCTGCTGATGAAACATCAAAGGATGCAAAGACCGCGGGTGGTGCAAACAGTGAAAAAAAAGACCAGCCTAGTGACAAATCATCTACCGATACAAAACCAGAAGACTCATCCAAACCAGCTGACAAAAAAGATGAGCCAAAAGAAACAAAGACCAATGATGAGACAAAACCTGCCGGTGATGAAGCATCAAAGGATACAAAGACCGCGGGTGGTGCAAACAGTGACAAAAAAGACCAGCCTAGTGACAAATCATCCACCGATACAAAACCAGAAGAGTCATCCAAACCAGCTAACAAAAAAGATGAGCCAAAAGAAACAAAGACCAATGATGAGACCAAACCTGCCGGTGATGAAACGTCAAAGGACGCAAAGACCGCGGGTGGTGCAAACAGTGACAAAAAAGACCAGCCTAGTGACAAATCATCTACCGATACAAAACCAGAAGACTCATCCAAACCAGCTGACAAAAAAGATGAGCCAAAAGGAACAAAGACCAATGATGAGACAAAATCTGCCGGTGATGAAGCATCAAAGGATGCAAAGACCGCGGGTGGTGCAAACAGTGACAAAAAAATCCAGCCTAGTGACAAATCCTCTACCGATACAAAACCAGAAGACTCATCCAAACCAGCTGACAAAAAAGATGAGCCAAAAGAAACAAAGACCAATGATGAGACCAAACCTGCCGGTGATGAAAAGTCAAAGGATGCAAAGACCGCGGGTGGTGCAAACAGTGACAAAAAAGACCAGCCTAGTGTCAAATCATCTACCGATACAAAACCAGAAGACTCATCCAAACCAGCTGACAAAAAAGATGAGCCAAAAGAAACAAAGACCAATGATGAGACAAAACCTGTCGGTGATGAAACGTCAAAGGATGCAAAGACCACGGGTGGTACAAACAGTGACAAAAAAGACCAGCCTAGTGACAAATCATCTACCGATACAAAACCAGAAGACTCATCCAAACCAGCTGACAAAAAAGATGAGCCAAAAGAAAAAAAGACCAATGATGAGACAAAACCTGCCGGTGATGAAGCATCAAAGGATGCAAAGACCACGGGTGGTGCAAACAGTGAAAAAAAAGATGAGCCTAGTGACAAATCATCTCCCGATACAAAACCAGAAGACTCATCCAAACCAGCTGACAAAAAAGATGAGCCAAAAGAAACAAAGACCAATGATGAGACAAAACCTGTCGGTGATGAAACGTCAAAGGGTGCAAAGACCGCGGATGGTACAAGCAGTGACAAAAAAGACCAGCCTAGTGACAAACCATCTACCGATACAAAACCAGAAGACTCATCCAAACCAGCTGACAAAAAAGATGAGCCAAAAGAAACAAAGACCAATGATAAGACAAAACCTGCCGGTGATGAAGCATCAAAGGTTGCAAACACCGCGGATAATGCCAATGGTGAGAAAAAAGATGAATCTAGTGATAAATCACATACAGACACAAAACCAGAAGGCTCAACCAAACCAGGTGATAACAAAGAACAGCCCAAAGAAAATAAACCTAGTGATGGGACTAAACCTTCCGTGAACTCAAAGGATGGAGGTAGCACAGGTGACGCAAATGGTGGCAAAACGCCGGAAGCTAGTAAGACAGCAGAAGCAGGACAACCTGCTGCTTGAAGTTCTCCGGATCCACAACGAGTACGTTAGGTTgtattatctttaaaaaacaaaattgcgtgataacgtcataagaaaacattgatgaaaaattgcatacttttatacgttaccatggaaatctgtacggatatgatggtcgttcttgtctacgtgacagcgtgataaaacggtgtccgtcactttctttcccacggtgttaaacagtgacagttattttatcacgtggataaagatggataaagctatccataataggctggctgatttaATCATGgaagtcttctccgagactacggggacaacgccgtcctagaaacgtcggaggtaaatcttaaaacttagatacgcgattaagtcccgttgtacaatttaataatatcatGGAAATCTGTCCACAGCGTTACCaaggagatctgtccacaacgtgacactttcgtgcatgctaccggtgttcatcgattaataagacgttatcacgtcaaaaatgtTATTACATAATACTTTTAGAAGTGCATTCAGTGGTGCATTTTACTCGGTCGAGCCGTATGATTTTTTcgcattttactttattataagcatacatcggggttttcggtgcgggaatgttttacactagccaaataacaggtaaaaattgtaaaaaacgatactaatttaacatttctaagtacatttggaccttactacctacgtttaatttatagtttggtaattatattacaataaataaatacacgaaatcattcccgcaccgaaaaccccgatgtatgattataagagttaggagattgtaaaaaaatgtatgaaacgaaCTCTTACAATAGCATAGATCAGCGGttggcaacccgcggcccgcggcccgcgggccgcatgcggcccgtggacctgtcacttgcggccagCGAGcttccctggctattttgtatataatattgacaaacgacaatatctgataaagtcataaatattaacaaagtacggcccgcgt
This genomic window from Cydia amplana chromosome Z, ilCydAmpl1.1, whole genome shotgun sequence contains:
- the LOC134661304 gene encoding protein takeout-like; protein product: MAIDMLPAAVLLLALHFVSAEIPSYIKICQRNDPNVDKCIMNSVDELRPKISKGIPELDVPGIEPLSLGQIALARGPQGAKLTAVVNDVKVQGPSNFIIQTLKSDLNKNRFDFNLLLPRLDFHGKYKMDIQVLLLRLQGRGNITGTFKDYACNVTMRGHKETRGAEEYLKFDPFKVKLRVGESSIYLTNLFDGDPVLGPATNRVINDNSQLFLEEIRPVLERSLADLFTEMANKITSKFTYKELFP